Sequence from the Hamadaea flava genome:
TCGCGGCGACCATGACCAACCCTGGGATAGCCGGCGTCGCCAAAGGCACCTCGGAAGCCGCGGGCGCCATCGGCTGGAACCTGCAGGTCATCGACGGCGATGGCACGCCAGCCGGTATCAACCTCGCCTTCAGCCAAGCCCTCGGCCTGGATCCCGACGGCATCATCGTCGCCGGGTTCGACACCAAGCTGACGTCTCGCCAAGTGCGACAGGCAAAGGCGGCCGGCATCCCACTGGTCGGCTGGCACGTCGCCGACACGCCTCGTCCAGGCGCGGGATCGGAACTGTTCGCGAACGTCACCACCGACGTCCAGGACGTCGCCAGAATCAGTGCGCAGTGGATCATCGCGGAATCGGGAGGCAGCGCCGGTGTCGTGATCTTCACCGATCTGTCCATCCCGTTCGCCCGGAACAAGTCCCAGCTGATCAAGCGGGCGCTGGAGGACTGCTCTGGAGTCAAGATCCTTTCGACTGAGGACATACCGATCGCCGATTCCAGCAATCAGACGCCGCAGCGAACCGCATCGTTGATCGGTCGCCTGGGCGACGCGTGGACATACTCCGTCGCGATCAACGATCTTTACTTCGCCGACGCCGCGGCGGCACTGCATGATGCCGGGAAGCCGGGTGACGGTGCGCCCCTCAACCTCGGAGCCGGTGACGGCGACCCGATGGCCTTCAACAGCATCCGAACCGGCCACTATCAGGCCGCGACTGTGCCCGAGCCGCTGCTCGAACAGGGGTGGCAGACGATCGACGAACTCAATCGAGCCCTCAGCGGCAAGCCCCGCAGCGGGTACGTCGCGCCAGTGCACCTCACGACCATCGACAACATCGACGGCGCTACCTACTGGGAACCCGCCGACAACTATCGTGAGCACTACATGCAGGTCTGGCGCAGGTAGCGCAGCTCAGCTGAGACCCGTGTGGTGCCCTCGGCTGGACTCGAACCAGCGACCCCCGGGTTCGGAACCCGGTGCTCTCTCCGCTGAGCTACGAAGGCTTGAACCGCACGAAGCGGTGAAATCGGTACGCCTGGCAGGACTCGAACCTGCCACCTCCCGCTTCGTAGGCGGGCGCTCTGTCCTGATGAGCTACAGGCGTGTGTTCAGTTGTGCCAGTACCCGGCGAGGGATTCGAACCCCCAACCTGCGCGTTCTAAGCGCGCCGCCTCTCCCGTTGGGCCAGCCGGGCATCGTGGACAACCGGGGTATCGAACCCCACCCGCGATGTTTGCAAAACATCGCTACGCACCTGCGCGTCGCCCGAGTACGCGCCCGCCCCCCGCGGGCACGCCGTCGCGTACCCACCCCCGTCGGGCGCGTCAGTCCGGAACCTCCGAGTCGAACGGAGTTTCTTTCATGCGGAGAAACCGTCTCCGTCGTTCCGGTTGAATTGCACGATCCACTATGGATCGAAAAGGCATGGAATAAGCGCGGCCACCGAAATGGAGGCCAACTGAGACAACCTCAGGGAGATGCGAAAAAGCCGTCCACCGGAGCCCGGGGACGGCGAAAGCCGAATGTGGCGCGCTTAGCGGCGCCGACCATCCCGGGTGAGCGAGCCCCGTTCGGGGCACGACAGTGCGGCGGCGAGTGAGGCTCGGCGCCGTAGTCGGCTTCGCATGTCGTTCCCCTTTCCGATCGGTGCCGGTGTCTCATCGGTCTCGGTGTCTCATCGGTCGCTGAGCGACTGAGGACAACGATAAGGCGTCCGCGCGCATAGCGCAATGAATTAAAGCGGTATTGTGGTCGCCGTGACGACTCTGGTGACTCTAGCCGACATTCGCGCTGCCGCCGACCGCATCGAGGGGGTCGTCGTGCGTACGCCGCTGCTGCCGGCTCCGGGGGTCGGCCCGGATCTGTGGCTCAAACCCGAGAGCCTGCAACCCACCGGCGCGTTCAAGCTGCGCGGCGCGACCAACGCCGTCCGCTCGCTGGGCGCCGAGGCGCTACCGGCCGGAGTCGTGACTCACTCGTCGGGCAACCACGGCCAGGCTTTGGCGTACGCCGCCCGGGCGGCCGGGATCCCCTGCTGGGTGGTGGTTCCAGAGGGTGCGCCGAAGGTGAAGGTGGCGGCGATCCGGGCGCAGGGCGCCGAGATCGTGCTCGTCCCGCCCGCGCAACGGCTGGCGGCGGCGGAGAAGATCGCGGCCGAGCGTGGTGCCACTCTCGTGCCGCCGTTCGACGACCCGGCGGTCATCGCCGGTCAGGGCACGGTCGGGTTGGAGATCGTCGAGGATCTGCCCGACGTGGATGTGATCCTCGTGCAGGTCGGCGGTGGGGGACTGGTCTCCGGCGTGGCGGCGGCGGTCAAGGCGGTCAGCCCGTCGGCGCGCGTCATCGGGGTGGAGCCGGAGTTGGCGGCCGAGACCGCCGAAGGGCTGCGCGCCGGGACGCTGGTGCCGTGGCCGGTGGAACGGACCTATCGGACCATCGCCGACGGCGTACGCACCAGCCCGTCCGAGCTGACCTTCGCGCACATCCAGACCTATGTGGACGATATCGTCACCGTCACGGAGGAACAGATCCGGGCGGCGGTCGGCGTGCTGGCGTACCAGGCCCGCATCGTCGCCGAGCCCAGCGGCGCGCTCACCGCGGCGGCGTACCTGGCGGGGAAGGCGCCCACCGGGCGTACCGTCGCGATCGTCTCCGGCGGAAACGCGGATCCGGCGCTGTTGCACGACCTTCTACGGCCGTAAGCAGGATAATCAGACCCCGTGAGGTGGACGGCGGGGGCTGTGCGGATCGCGCGTGACGTGCTGCGGCGGATGGCGCAGGTCGAGTTGCTCGACCGGGTCTACGTGATCGCGGCCGGCACGTTCGTCTCGGCGTTGCCGGTGTTGTTGCTGCTCACCGGGGCACTGGGATCCTCGCGGCGCAGCGAGTCGGTGTTCGCGGGCCAGCTGATCGACCGGCTCGGGCTCGGTGGGCCCGCGGCCGACGCGGTGCGCACCTTGCTCCCCGCGAGCCGGTTGCG
This genomic interval carries:
- a CDS encoding substrate-binding domain-containing protein yields the protein MGKTVVFVAATMTNPGIAGVAKGTSEAAGAIGWNLQVIDGDGTPAGINLAFSQALGLDPDGIIVAGFDTKLTSRQVRQAKAAGIPLVGWHVADTPRPGAGSELFANVTTDVQDVARISAQWIIAESGGSAGVVIFTDLSIPFARNKSQLIKRALEDCSGVKILSTEDIPIADSSNQTPQRTASLIGRLGDAWTYSVAINDLYFADAAAALHDAGKPGDGAPLNLGAGDGDPMAFNSIRTGHYQAATVPEPLLEQGWQTIDELNRALSGKPRSGYVAPVHLTTIDNIDGATYWEPADNYREHYMQVWRR
- a CDS encoding threonine ammonia-lyase, whose translation is MVTLADIRAAADRIEGVVVRTPLLPAPGVGPDLWLKPESLQPTGAFKLRGATNAVRSLGAEALPAGVVTHSSGNHGQALAYAARAAGIPCWVVVPEGAPKVKVAAIRAQGAEIVLVPPAQRLAAAEKIAAERGATLVPPFDDPAVIAGQGTVGLEIVEDLPDVDVILVQVGGGGLVSGVAAAVKAVSPSARVIGVEPELAAETAEGLRAGTLVPWPVERTYRTIADGVRTSPSELTFAHIQTYVDDIVTVTEEQIRAAVGVLAYQARIVAEPSGALTAAAYLAGKAPTGRTVAIVSGGNADPALLHDLLRP